From the Lolium rigidum isolate FL_2022 chromosome 2, APGP_CSIRO_Lrig_0.1, whole genome shotgun sequence genome, one window contains:
- the LOC124687957 gene encoding transmembrane protein 50 homolog, with translation MDHNNFPAVWAAVSPGVSGAVFGAAWWFWVDAVVCSAAAVPFLHYLPGLFASLAALMFNCVKREDINDNYYSPYDDSEWRLKLWLFISYVVSFVSLAAAVGFLVQDALTNTGPSTWTGIAGVLQTVFVLISGLIYWTCHSED, from the exons atggatcacaacaacttcCCAGCGGTGTGGGCAGCCGTAAGTCCTGGTGTTTCCGGCGCAGTCTTCGGCGCGGCCTGGTGGTTCTGGGTCGACGCCGTCGtctgcagcgccgccgccgtccctttCCTCCACTACCTCCCCG GGCTGTTCGCATCGTTGGCCGCGCTCATGTTCAATTGCGTCAAGAGGGAGGACATCAATGACAACTACTACTCGCCCTACGACGACTCCGAGTGGAG ATTGAAACTGTGGCTTTTCATTTCATATGTGGTGTCTTTCGTTTCATTGGCTGCGGCTGTTGGTTTTTTGGTCCAAGATGCTCTTACAAATACAGGCCCATCTACATGGACTGGCATTGCTGGTGTTCTACAAACCGTGTTCGTGTTAATAAG TGGGTTGATCTACTGGACTTGTCATTCTGAAGATTGA
- the LOC124687958 gene encoding uncharacterized protein LOC124687958 gives MRGVGGPLLTASDLLSDLAVDGGDDHLDGGGGDASVPSSSLAAQQVEEADPSHLQRLFEEDYDNLMKSLQENDPSWPSLMLKLCTALKISDKLLSCAKAKAQQLLEKVEALEQVLEKGDRTVGAILEGLQNAQLKGDSRILKSNAPSK, from the exons ATGCGGGGAGTCGGAGGCCCGTTGCTCACcgccagcgatctcctcagcgacctcgccgtcgacggaggcGACGACCacctcgacggcgggggcggagacGCATCTGTACCCTCATCCTCGTTGGCAGCGcagcaggtggaggaggccgacccGTCCCACCTCCAACGGCTCTTCGAG GAAGACTATGACAATCTGATGAAGTCACTACAGGAGAATGACCCTTCATGGCCCTCCTTGATGCTGAAG CTGTGCACAGCGTTGAAGATCTCAGATAAGCTGCTGAGCTGcgcgaaggcgaaggcgcaaCAGCTGCTGGAGAAGGTGGAGGCCTTGGAGCAAGTGCTAGAGAAGGGAGATCGCACGGTGGGAGCGATTTTGGAGGGTCTCCAGAATGCGCAACTTAAGGGTGATAGCAGGATTTTGAAATCAAATGCACCTAGCAAGTAG
- the LOC124687959 gene encoding thioredoxin-like 4, chloroplastic, giving the protein TTTTTGRSLLPRTTVPFPRTPFRRRQIRTSVSTEGSSEGEEERGSTNGSLLGLPPVEEDDEFCPVECVTEFKTDEEFTRFLERSKATGALVVVDFFRPSCGSCKYIEQGFMKLCKGSVDDDSPVVFLKHNVIDEYDEQSEVADRLRIKVVPLFHFYKDGVLVESFATRDKERIIATIAKYTSPEPESQE; this is encoded by the exons accaccaccaccaccggccgctcCCTTCTGCCCCGCACCACCGTCCCCTTCCCCAGAACCCCATTCCGCCGCCGCCAGATCCGCACCTCCGTGTCGACGGAAGGCAGCAGCGAAGGTGAGGAGGAGCGCGGCAGCACGAACGGCTCGCTGCTCGGCCTGCCCCccgtggaggaggacgacgagttcTGCCCGGTGGAGTGCGTGACGGAGTTCAAGACGGACGAGGAGTTCACCCGCTTCCTGGAGCGGTCCAAGGCGACGGGCGCGCTGGTGGTGGTGGACTTCTTCCGGCCCTCGTGCGGCAGCTGCAAGTACATCGAGCAGGGATTCATGAAGCTCTGCAAGGGCTCCGTCGACGACGACTCCCCCGTCGTCTTCCTCAAGCACAAC GTTATCGACGAGTACGACGAGCAGTCGGAGGTGGCTGACCGGCTGCGCATCAAGGTGGTTCCACTCTTCCATTTCTACAAGGACGGGGTTCTGGTGGAGTCCTTCGCGACGAGGGACAAGGAGAGGATCATCGCCACCATTGCCAAGTACACCTCACCTGA GCCGGAGTCGCAAGAGTGA
- the LOC124692821 gene encoding probable protein phosphatase 2C 15 encodes MSTRSKSVPGSLGGGGSAAGGAAVPLAVLLRREVVSERTAAERPDLQHGFFNQAKKGEDFFLLKPHCERLPGVPSSSFSAFGIFDGHNGSGAAIYTKENLLNNILSAVPADLNREDWLAALPRAMVAAFVKTDKDFQTKARSSGTTVTFVIIDGLIVTVASVGDSRCVLEAEGSIYHLSSDHRFDASKEEVDRVTEAGGDVGRLNVVGGAEIGPLRCWPGGLCLSRSIGDQDVGEFIVPVPLVKQVKLSTAGGRLIIASDGVWDALTAEQALNCSRGVPPEAAAEHVVKEAVHSKGLRDDTTCIVVDLGHEKGNPAMPVHKKQPGMGVFKNMFRKKTSSDSSCHSDREYMDPDVVEEIFEDECAFLSRRLDSEYPVRNMFKLFICAICQVELKPNQGISVHEDSSQPGNLRRWDGPFLCQSCQEKKEAMEGKRRSRDSSSRNSGSSE; translated from the exons ATGTCCACGCGGTCCAAGTCCGTGCCGGGCtccttgggcggcggcggcagcgcggccGGGGGCGCCGCCGTACCGCTCGCCGTGCTGCTGCGTCGGGAGGTCGTCAGCGAGAGGACCGCCGCCGAGCGACCCGACCTCCAGCACGGCTTCTTCAACCAGGCCAAGAAGGGAGAGGacttcttcctcctcaagcccCACTGCGAGCGCCTACCGGGCGTCCCCTCCTCCTCATTCTCCGCCTTCGGC ATATTTGATGGGCACAATGGGAGTGGAGCCGCCATATACACCAAGGAGAATCTCTTGAACAACATCTTGAGCGCAGTCCCTGCCGATCTCAACAGGGAGGACTGGCTTGCTGCGCTTCCCAGGGCGATGGTTGCAGCATTTGTCAAAACCGATAAAGATTTCCAAACAAAAG CTCGCTCTTCAGGAACAACAGTCACATTTGTGATAATAGATGGATTGATTGTTACTGTTGCATCTGTTGGCGATTCACGGTGTGTGTTAGAAGCTGAAGGTTCAATTTATCATTTATCTTCCGATCATCGATTCGATGCCAGTAAAGAGGA GGTTGATCGTGTAACAGAAGCTGGAGGTGATGTTGGGAGGCTAAATGTTGTTGGTGGCGCTGAG ATTGGCCCCCTTAGATGTTGGCCAGGGGGGTTGTGCCTATCGAGGTCAATCGGAGATCAGGATGTGGGTGAATTTATCGTTCCCGTTCCTCTCGTCAAACAAGTAAAG CTATCTACTGCTGGAGGCCGGCTTATTATTGCAAGCGATGGTGTTTGGGATGCCTTGACTGCAGAGCAGGCTCTGAACTGTTCGCGAGGAGTTCCTCCTGAGGCTGCAGCTGAGCACGTTGTTAAA GAAGCAGTGCACTCAAAAGGACTGAGGGACGATACCACTTGTATTGTTGTTGACCTAGGACATGAGAAAGGCAACCCAGCTATGCCAGTTCATAAAAAGCAACCAGGAATGGGTGTTTTCAAAAATATGTTTCGCAAGAAAACATCTTCCGACTCATCATGCCATTCAGATAGAGAATATATGGATCCAGACGTTgtagaagaaatatttgaggacgAATGTGCATTCCTCTCTAGACG GCTCGATTCTGAATACCCTGTTCGAAATATGTTCAAACTCTTCATATGTGCTATTTGTCAAGTGGAGTTAAAGCCAAATCAAGGGATATCTGTACATGAAGATTCATCGCAACCTGGGAACTTGCGTCGCTGGGATGGTCCGTTCCTTTGCCAGAGCTGTCAGGAAAAGAAAGAAGCCATGGAGGGAAAGCGCCGTTCACGAG ATTCCTCATCGAGAAATAGCGGGTCCAGTGAATAG